The following coding sequences lie in one Thalassoglobus polymorphus genomic window:
- a CDS encoding RrF2 family transcriptional regulator yields MLPKTAEYALRAVACLAGDSELAIAADSLSTRTQIPRRYLHKVLQDLVKADLVQSRPGPGGGYLLSQSAAEITILDVVNAVSPLERIHHCPLGLPCHTSLCPLHEELDKAYAATEQAFSRVTIQDILESTNPVVPLCEIS; encoded by the coding sequence GTGTTACCAAAGACAGCAGAGTATGCCCTACGTGCTGTTGCGTGCTTGGCTGGAGATTCAGAGTTGGCAATCGCTGCTGATTCCCTGTCAACGAGAACTCAGATCCCGCGAAGATATTTACACAAGGTTCTTCAGGATCTTGTAAAGGCTGACCTTGTGCAATCTCGCCCCGGTCCCGGAGGCGGGTATCTGCTGTCTCAATCTGCTGCCGAAATCACAATTCTTGACGTCGTGAATGCCGTCTCTCCGCTTGAGCGAATCCACCACTGCCCTTTGGGCCTCCCTTGTCATACCTCCTTGTGTCCGCTGCATGAAGAACTTGACAAAGCCTACGCTGCCACGGAGCAAGCTTTTTCACGAGTGACCATCCAGGATATTCTTGAGTCGACAAATCCAGTTGTTCCCTTATGCGAGATTTCCTGA
- a CDS encoding DUF3365 domain-containing protein, translating into MTFRNIFSRFATMSLICVLGAAMLIAEEKSSTDSEAVEEQKEIPRVSLDEAREQAELMHLLYNSTLETLHDRYFHGDRAMVPARAMIDVFRDMERRTHTKARWISASLKPMSIDNKPETDFEKRAAMNISKGESKFETVEDGYYRRAGSISLNHGCVGCHAGLSNTSTARQFAGLVISVPVKKGVVLNSDANSSPKPSAKSTKLE; encoded by the coding sequence GTGACCTTCCGAAATATTTTTTCCCGATTCGCAACGATGAGTCTGATTTGCGTTTTGGGAGCTGCGATGTTGATTGCTGAAGAGAAGAGTTCTACGGACTCCGAAGCTGTTGAAGAGCAAAAAGAGATTCCGCGAGTTTCACTTGACGAAGCACGCGAGCAAGCCGAGCTCATGCACTTACTCTACAATTCAACTCTCGAAACTCTTCATGACCGCTACTTTCATGGAGACCGTGCAATGGTCCCCGCACGTGCAATGATAGATGTTTTTCGTGATATGGAACGTCGAACGCATACAAAAGCACGATGGATTTCGGCGAGTTTGAAACCGATGAGTATCGACAACAAACCAGAAACGGACTTCGAGAAAAGGGCAGCGATGAACATCTCCAAAGGAGAATCGAAGTTCGAAACCGTCGAAGATGGGTATTATCGACGTGCGGGGAGCATCTCCTTGAATCACGGCTGTGTTGGGTGCCATGCGGGTTTGTCGAACACGTCAACGGCTCGTCAGTTTGCCGGTTTGGTGATCAGTGTCCCTGTGAAGAAAGGCGTTGTTCTGAATTCAGATGCAAACTCATCGCCAAAACCATCGGCAAAATCGACGAAGTTAGAATAG
- a CDS encoding PVC-type heme-binding CxxCH protein produces the protein MINPRYAALICFYVCMPGVLKAEEREVDIQILQPGVSLSMVAEHPLLATPTGIDVDEQGRIWVVATHTHFPPTDYVGPKQDEILVFTESRDEGQPPQRQVFYNSTVATMDLELGKEGWVYLAERGRILRIKDTDGDMVADVEEVIINLDSEADYPHNGLEGLAWHPSGDLVFGLGENFAQPWTLTGTDKSTVIGASKGGIFRCSPDGKNLRRIAYGFWNPFGICVRSDGEIFAAENDPGERPPCRVLHIIEAGDYGYERSYGREAHHPFVAWNGELAGTLPMIHPSGEAPCGILPLGRGLLVPSWADHKIDFLPLQPKGASYTSEPVTLLQGSRYFRPSCIASVPGGEGGTGQIRIWYFADWVDGRYESHGYGRVWKLEIDLDQADWTGPLDLEPVTPEAELASQLRSGHHQEDLKSLLKLAGSEDPFLARSALIALAQLSSKWTLKEVLSWPAEDRKQAVIALKLSKTDPGEWGREFLQDENSDVQFETLRWITTAEAKDFKKDVEQYMNRSNLNYRLFEAAIATFNILDGNGDAGIRNPELMLTRVNDADSDPRIRAFALRLLPTHSQSPPKDGNIARQNFPKGLTLALLKEMLEVDDETLSLEVVRTLCASASVSHEILSDIAAAPERSQTIRVEAITGLAPVAEQYLDLLVTLSTSDEKAIREEALRSLRAVQLSPEQIATLKQTATKHPESSDFIQSVLSPKELEQGRPKFTETQAWLDLLDSIEAPVDVDNGRRLFHHSKSAQCSNCHRHDGRGNVVGPDLSSVSQRKDRKWLLQSLLEPSRQMAPEYQPRIIVLKDGRTFTGIRLRSYTKEAIRDSNGHNRVFDRDEVEAMVDSDVSFMPSGIANTLTIRELRDLVAFLEAEIDQK, from the coding sequence ATGATCAATCCTCGATATGCCGCTCTGATTTGTTTCTACGTCTGCATGCCCGGAGTACTGAAAGCAGAAGAACGAGAAGTAGACATCCAAATCCTGCAACCGGGCGTAAGCCTTTCAATGGTGGCAGAACACCCATTACTGGCGACGCCAACAGGAATTGATGTCGACGAACAGGGCCGAATCTGGGTGGTTGCAACACACACTCATTTTCCGCCGACAGATTATGTTGGACCGAAGCAAGATGAAATCCTCGTTTTCACGGAAAGTCGTGATGAAGGACAACCACCACAACGGCAGGTGTTCTACAACTCCACCGTCGCCACAATGGATCTCGAACTTGGCAAGGAGGGCTGGGTCTATCTGGCAGAACGGGGACGAATTCTGCGAATCAAAGATACCGATGGAGACATGGTCGCTGACGTTGAAGAGGTCATCATCAATCTCGACTCAGAGGCTGACTACCCGCACAACGGTCTCGAAGGACTCGCCTGGCACCCGAGTGGCGATCTTGTTTTCGGACTGGGAGAAAATTTCGCACAGCCGTGGACTTTAACCGGGACTGACAAATCAACAGTCATCGGAGCCAGCAAAGGTGGCATTTTTCGATGCTCACCGGACGGAAAAAATCTACGGCGAATCGCCTATGGGTTCTGGAACCCGTTTGGAATCTGCGTTCGCAGCGACGGTGAGATTTTTGCAGCCGAGAACGATCCGGGAGAGAGACCACCATGCCGAGTCCTTCACATCATCGAAGCTGGTGACTATGGCTATGAGAGATCATACGGACGAGAAGCACATCACCCCTTCGTCGCGTGGAACGGCGAGTTAGCCGGAACGCTTCCCATGATTCATCCTTCGGGCGAAGCCCCTTGCGGGATCTTGCCTCTCGGTCGCGGTTTATTGGTTCCATCTTGGGCTGACCATAAAATCGATTTCTTGCCACTCCAACCAAAAGGGGCAAGCTACACCTCCGAACCTGTCACGTTGCTTCAGGGCAGCCGATATTTCCGACCAAGTTGCATCGCAAGTGTCCCAGGAGGAGAGGGCGGCACGGGACAAATACGGATATGGTATTTCGCTGACTGGGTCGATGGGCGCTATGAATCTCATGGGTATGGTCGGGTTTGGAAATTAGAAATCGACCTCGACCAAGCAGACTGGACAGGTCCGCTCGATCTCGAACCTGTCACACCGGAAGCCGAACTGGCGAGTCAGCTCCGAAGCGGTCACCATCAGGAAGACTTGAAGTCACTCCTCAAACTTGCAGGCAGTGAGGACCCGTTTCTCGCACGCTCCGCTCTCATCGCACTCGCGCAGCTGTCTTCAAAATGGACATTGAAAGAAGTGTTGAGCTGGCCTGCTGAAGACCGAAAGCAAGCAGTCATCGCATTGAAGTTATCGAAAACCGATCCCGGCGAATGGGGACGCGAGTTCCTTCAGGACGAAAACAGTGACGTGCAATTTGAGACGCTTCGGTGGATCACAACCGCTGAAGCAAAAGATTTCAAGAAGGACGTCGAGCAATACATGAATCGCAGCAATCTCAACTACCGATTGTTCGAAGCTGCCATCGCGACCTTTAATATCCTTGATGGGAATGGAGATGCTGGAATTCGTAACCCTGAGTTAATGCTGACTCGCGTCAATGATGCCGACAGCGACCCACGCATACGCGCATTCGCCTTGAGGCTACTACCAACTCACTCACAATCTCCTCCGAAAGATGGCAACATTGCAAGACAAAATTTCCCGAAAGGGCTGACTCTCGCGCTGTTGAAAGAGATGCTTGAAGTGGATGACGAAACATTGTCGCTGGAAGTGGTCCGCACGCTTTGCGCAAGTGCATCTGTCTCACATGAAATTTTGAGTGACATTGCCGCTGCCCCTGAGCGAAGCCAAACGATCCGAGTCGAAGCGATCACTGGTCTGGCACCTGTCGCTGAACAATACCTGGACTTGTTAGTAACTCTGTCCACGAGCGATGAGAAAGCCATTCGCGAAGAAGCCTTGCGCAGCCTTCGGGCAGTTCAACTTTCACCAGAGCAAATCGCGACCCTGAAACAGACTGCTACGAAGCATCCTGAATCTTCCGATTTCATTCAATCCGTTTTGAGCCCCAAAGAATTAGAACAGGGACGTCCAAAATTTACAGAGACGCAGGCTTGGCTCGACCTCCTGGACTCTATCGAAGCACCGGTCGATGTCGACAACGGTCGCCGACTGTTTCACCATTCGAAGTCAGCACAATGTTCGAACTGCCATCGACACGACGGTCGCGGAAATGTCGTCGGGCCGGATTTAAGCAGCGTCAGCCAACGCAAAGATCGCAAATGGTTATTGCAATCACTGCTTGAACCAAGTCGACAAATGGCTCCTGAGTATCAACCGCGCATTATCGTTTTGAAAGATGGTCGAACTTTCACAGGCATCCGATTACGTTCTTACACCAAAGAAGCCATCAGAGACTCCAACGGACATAACCGGGTCTTCGACCGGGATGAAGTCGAGGCGATGGTTGATTCTGATGTCTCGTTCATGCCCAGTGGAATTGCCAACACACTGACAATCCGTGAGCTCCGCGACCTCGTTGCATTCCTTGAAGCAGAGATTGACCAGAAGTAG